DNA from Paratractidigestivibacter faecalis:
CCAGATGTACATCAACGCGCTGCAGGACAAGAAGGTGCTCATCCTCGGGCACCTCGGCCGTTCCGGCGTGGACTTCGAGCTTGACCCGGTACTCAAGGCAGCGCGCGACCTCGGCAAGCTCGTGGAGCTCAACGAGGCCAGCCTCACGAGCTCCGAGAAGCGCGACAAGTCCCTCCTGCCCTGCCACCACATTGCCGAGCGCTGTGCCGAGCTGGGTGTCCAGGTCTCCTTTGGCAGCGACTCCCATGTCAGCGCTGGAATCGCGCGCTGCGAGGGCGTCGGCTCCCTTCTGGAGGAGCTCGACTTCCCCGAGGAGCTCGTGGCCTGCCGCAGCAAGGAGGCCTTCCTGGCCGCGGCCCGCGCCGCGCTGCCGGAATTCTCGCTCTAGGGTCGTTGCCACGCCTGCCGTCGCCGGACGCCCGCGCCCTACAGCTCTATGGTCAGCTCCACGGGGCAGTGGTCGCTGCCAAAGACCTCCGGCAGGATGCTCGCGCCGGTCACGCGGTCCGCGATGCCATCGCTCACCAGGAAGTAGTCAATGCGCCAGCCCGCGTTCTTCTCGCGGGCGTGGAAGCGGTAGCTCCACCAGCTGTATGCGCCGGCCAGGTCCGGATGGCGAGCGCGGAACGTGTCGGTGAACCCGGCGTCAAGAAGCGCCGAGAAGCTCGCGCGCTCCTCGTCGGAGAATCCGGCGTTGCCGCGGTTGGGGCCGGGGTTCTTGAGGTCTATCTCCTCGTGGGCGACGTTGAAGTCTCCGCAGGTCACAACCGGCTTCTGCCCTGCCAGCTCGCAAAGGAACTCCCGGTAGCGCGCGTCCCACTCAAGACGCTCGTCAATGCGGGCCAGGCCGTTCTTGGCGTTGGGCGTGTAGACGTTCACAAACCAGTACCGGTCAAACTCCAGCGCGCAGACGCGCCCCTCGTCATCAGCCACCGGGCAGCTTATCTGCCGCACCACCCGCAGCGGCTCCTGGCGAGAGAAGACCGCCGTCCCGGAGTA
Protein-coding regions in this window:
- a CDS encoding exodeoxyribonuclease III, producing MSTARELRLVSWNVNGLRAVMKKDPGFEQIFGQLDADVFALQETKLQEGQLELDLPGYYQTWNYAERKGYSGTAVFSRQEPLRVVRQISCPVADDEGRVCALEFDRYWFVNVYTPNAKNGLARIDERLEWDARYREFLCELAGQKPVVTCGDFNVAHEEIDLKNPGPNRGNAGFSDEERASFSALLDAGFTDTFRARHPDLAGAYSWWSYRFHAREKNAGWRIDYFLVSDGIADRVTGASILPEVFGSDHCPVELTIEL